The genomic stretch ATCAAAGGTCAGCTGAGGATTATGGAAGCCCATGGAGTTCTCTGCTCCAACCCAATCAACATAGAATTGAGCCTTGCGCTGGAGAGCACGCGCTTCTTCAAGAAGTGCTTTATTAGCTCCTTCAGCATCTGCCGCCGCGATGGCTTCGATTGCCTCGACATTCACATTCCCTACCGTAGCCATCGTATCCGCAACTTTATCTTGAGTATAGAATACCCGCTCTTTTAACCATTCTTCGCCTTCCCGATGGCAGGTCATACAGCTTTCATTCATTGTCTTAAGCGGACTGGTCCACCAGTGTGAAGAAATCTTTTCGCCACCATTCATGCTATAAGGCATATGACAATCTGCGCAAGATAAACCGGCCTCTGCATGGGTACTACCCGAAAATGTTTCAAATTCAGGGTGTTGCACCTTAATTTCAGGCGTTCCTGCTTTTGCATGCTTCCAATCCGAGAAACCTTTCTCTTCATAATAAGCGAGAATATCATCCGGAGTGGTGCCTTTATCCCATGGGAAAGTGACCACTTTCTTATCCCCAGCGAAATAATATTCCACATGGCATTGAGCGCAGGTCAACGTCCGTAGCTCTTGAGTCGTCAACTTATCAGGATCTTTACCCAAACGAGTGAGTGTATCGCGTAAAGGGGGTTGGGTAATAACTAACTTCATGGTTTGGGGATCATGACAATTAGCACAGGTTATGCCTTCCGTAACTTTACTCTTGAGGTCATGGAAATTAGCGCCATAATAATCATCGCCCATCTCTTCCACTATACCCTCTATATTGGCTGATTTACAGGTCCAGCAGGAAGCGATACTTTTTTCATTAATACGTTTAATTTTCGATACATCTTCAAGGGTGTAGTTATGTCCCCTATCTTCATTATATTCGATAGCAAATCCATAACCGGCAAATATTTCTTTTAAGAAGGGCCATTGGACCAACTTATCGAATTCCTCAGAACCGCCATATTTACTGCCTTCGTTGGACATTTCTGAAGTTTTCATGAATGTGTCATATTGCTTAGGATAATATTTGGCATATTCGTCTACGGATAGGGTTCCGGGTGCGATTTCCGCACGGTAAGAAACGGCCTGCTGGCTACCCGATGAGGCGCAGCCAACTGCAACTAAACTGACGGCTAAGATGACCATCAAGCTAAGGAGTATTATTCCACGTTTTCTCACAATCTTTACCTACCTTTCCTTTCCCTTAACGATAATTACTATGTGGAGTATAGCGGTGACAATCAAAACATTGTCGACTAGGATCCATGCTTATATTTCTTACCACATCTTGATGACATTTTAAGCAGTTATTCTGAACCATTTCGTTGTTTTTCTCGTTCATTCGAATGCTGTCAGGAACATCACTAAAGGTATTGTGATAAAGATGTTGAACTCCTGAGGTAATTTTGGTATACGTCTTTGTCGCATAGTTGGTTTGATCGGTATGACAATCGTTACAACCGACTATTTCCCTGTGTGATGAATGGCTCCACGTTCCATAAACAGGCTCCATAACATGACAAGAGACACAATAACTAGGATCCTTTGTAAGCGCGTGTACTCCTTGAACACCTATAACTGCTGTGAGACACAATACTGCCAAAAGACCAATAACTAATGTTTTCCTAGATGTTTTTTTGGGTTTGCCACCTTGAGTATCGGTTTTTTCATGTTCCGCCCCGCTATATTTCATGATTCCCCCCCTTTCTTTCATGATTTAGCTTGAGACCCTTTTCTCCCTCCTTACCCATCCATATTAAATTATAGAAAAAAAAGGCTCTTAAGCCCATTATCAAAATCATGCTAAATAATTAACAAATCCTTAAGGAAGCTGTTGGCCTTGTGTAGCAATACAAACTTAGCCTAAAGAATGACTTACTACACAGATCAGAAGAAATAACAAAGGAATGGTAAAGGTATCTGTCAAATTTGGCACTGGTGCAAAATTTGACAGGCCTACCTATGAAGGACAAGCCGTTGCCTTGATGCAAGGAAACCCTCCTCCTGTAAAATATATACAGGAATCAGGAATGTGTGATCCGAAGGAACCTCAACGTCAACGCCCTTCGGAATAGCGGCTTAAATATGCTTTAAATTCATTTTTTGTTTATACATTAAATTTTCAGCATTGTTAAATACTTCTGCTATACTCTTATCGGTATTCTCTTTTGTATCCGAACCCAAAGAAATACTAACAGGAACATCGCTTACAAATTGCTTGGAGGAACATTCTCCTATGCGCTTAACTATTTTCTCAGCCTTCTCTTGGGAAGTCTGGGGTAGCAAAATGACAAATTCATCACCACCAAAACGTACAATGATATCATCACCGCGACACGATTCTTTCAAGGCAATCGCAGATTTTTGTAGAATTTCATCTCCTTTAGCATGACCCAATGTATCATTAATCATCTTTAAATTATTGACATCTCCTATAATAATTGATATAGGCAAATTATTTACGTTATCCAACCTTTTGATTGCCTCTTCATAGAACCTACGGTTATAAAGACCCGTTAATTCATCGTGATAACATAAATGCTTTATATACTCTTCTCTTTCTGTCCTGCCAGTGATATCTTCTTCCAACATAATGTTAAATATTTTCAGTTCCTGAGTAGCCATCTCAAGCTTGTGTCTAAGATTCGCCACTTCCCCTTCTAATTTACGATTTGCTTCAGTTAATCGCTGATTATCATTGTTGTATACATAATCATAATCATCCTGAGTCTCACTTTGCCCTCTGTCTTCGTATTCAAAAATTAACATATTAGAAGTCTGGTTCATATATCCTATATTAACCTCACCATAGGTATAACAACCTACTGTAAAAATACTCTTGAATATTTCACCATATTCTTCAACTATATCCTTCTGCTTCTGATCCAGTTCCAACCTACGATATAAACAATCAAAACTTAAGATGCCGGTAAGTCTTTTACCTAAAGCCTGCTTTTTTTCCTCTATGGCTTTTTGGGTTTCTTGTACAATATCTCCTGATTTAAGTAATCTAACTTTCATATTCTCCAGAATATTGCTGCTAAATTTTATCTCATTACAGTTACTCAGTTGACTTTGAATATCTAAGATAACTTCACCTTCAGTATCCCCTTTTGAAAAGGCTAGCTTAAAATTGCAGCCATCCTTATTAAGTTCTTTACAATTCCACTGATTCCTTATATTAATTAATTTTTCAAGAATTTCAGGTTCGTCACTACAATTATTGTCATATTTATCAGAATAAATTCCTTTTAAGATTAATTCAGCTTTTGTCATTTCTGCTATAGCTGAGTTGCCTTTTGCCCTATCTTCAATAATCTTATCTATTAATTCTCCTATCTTACCTGGCATAAGAATTAGCTCCTTTCTCACTATCTATATTAATCAATACTTATTTCTTACCAAAGCAAAACAATTCCTCAAAAAATTTCAATCTAATAAATGCACTACCGGTCGCTTCAAAGCTATTGCTGATTACGATGGTTGCCAGGTGCCGTCTGTCGGCGCATTATTAGCTGCTACCCTTAGATCTTCCCATGTTTTTAACAGCGAGAATGAGGATCCGCAGCCAGTGCCTGAACCGGAAGCAGTGCAAGCAGCATGCACACAACCAGTAGCATACTGAGTGTCTTTTTCATGTGCATTTTCATTTCCCTTCTGTGATGTTCTTCTTCATTTCATGACCTTTTTGGGCCAGTAGCAGATGCCTACCTCCAGCGCCCTGGGTTTATCCAAATGAAAGTCCGCATAACGGCAGTACCAGCATTGGCACAGACCAGCTGCTGCGCCTTCCCTAGGTTCAAAGGCTGAGCAGCTTTGTTTGGGCCAGACGTTTCCTTCTGCGTTGGGTGCAGTCAGGGGCGCGTCTTTATCCCGTCTGTTTTTTGGCTCTACCATAACCGTTCACGACCTTTCTAGCTCTAAGCTTTACAGTGAAAACGTACCATATGAAAACAAAAAACGAGCCTCTTTTCTCAAAGGACTCGTTTTTATGCTTAAAAAGCGCTAAAAAACCGCATTATTTATTAAAATTGGACAAATACAAAGACCGCTGTGTTATACCAGCATACGGACCCGGAAAATATCGTCGGCAATCTGATACAGGATCTCCCCATCATATTTCTCAACAAAGGCAAGCACGCTTTTGGTACCTGCGCCGTGACCGTTCTTTGTAGCGATCGGGTGTCCCTTTTCGTCAAGAACGGCCACGGCGCAGGGGTTGCTGATCTCCAGGGCGAGCCTGCCTACCTGGCGGCAGATGAACCGGATCGTCCTCTCTCTGTCTTTTTCCACGCCTTCACAGGCTTGAATGGCATTTTCTATCAGATTGGAAATCACCATGGCCAACTCCAGCGAATCCACCGGCAGGGCGTTGGGGATATCCAGACTCATCTCAGTGGTGATGTTTTTGTCCTCCGCTAGCCCTGCATAATAGCACACAGCAGCATTTACCGCCGTATTTTCGCAGTAACTTATCACTTTGGCTGATGCCTTACTGGACTGCTGCTTGAGAAAGGCAATGGCGTCCTCGGTTTTATGCTGCTCCAACAGCTCCAGTAGGGTGTTGTTGAAATGGCGGCGGTCATGGTCGGCAATACAGCTTTGCTGACGGGACGCATCCAACAGATTGATCCGATCTTCCATAGCGGAAGCCGACACGTGTAACAGCTCCTGACTGTTTTGCATCCTCAGGTTTTCCTCCCGCAGAGCATACTCGCGAGAAAGGGTTTTAAGGGAAAAGCCGATAGATACATAGACCGCCACTGTAACGAGAACAAGAAGATGGATTGGCACCGCCTGTTCGGTGAGAGTACGGACGACATCCTCTCCACTGACAAAATAAAAGGATAGGGCAGCTGTAAGAGCTACCGCCACGTAAAAAAACACGTTCCAAGACTCCACTATTTGCCGATACAAGGGGCGGACATACCCGTGTAGCAGGAGTAAAATCCCGGCATACAGCACCAGCCGCACCAGTGTATTGGCATACATGGGATAGGGCATCAACCGAGAAAGAGAGAAACTAAGCACTATAACGCACATACTTAGGTTCCACACGGTGAGGACGCTAAACAACCACTGCATAAAGCTGTCCCGGAACAAGGGACGTGCACCAAAGCAAATGACCAGCCATAAAATAAAGTCTAGCTTGGCCAGCAATGTGAGGTTCCCGGTAAGGTAACCGAATCCGTTCACTAGCAAATTGACGATCAAAATGCCTGCCATCCCAAGACCTGTTACTTTTTTACTATACTTTGCCTGAAGCAGCGTGAGCATCAACAAGATGTTCATGATGTCAGTTACCGTACCGCGTAAAAAATCGGGAAGCAAAGCGCTCATTTACACCCCTCCCTGGCGAGCAGGTAGTCCATATAGATGTCTCTCACCGCTGGGTATTGCTTGGCAGGAATCGGGATTACCGTTCCGCCTCGCATCACGAATCCATCCTTTGAAAACCCTTCTACCCGGCTCATGTTCAACACAAACGAACTATGGGGCTGAAGAAAGCGCCCATCAGAAAGGAGCGGACGAACATGCTCGGAAAAGCTTTCCGAGATGGTGCGGGTGGTTAGCCTCTCTCCACCCATCAGCGTATAGAGAACGGTATGCTTCACGTATTCGCAGAAAATAATGGACGACAACTTCACCACGCGAAGGCCGTCCTTGGTTTTGATGGTAATGATGTTTTCCTCAGCGGTATTCACCTTGGAAATGGCGAGATCCAGAGTTTGAAATAGCCGCTCTTTATCTATAGGCTTTAGAAGGTAATTAATAGGATTTGAAGAAAATGATTCAAACGCAAAGGATGGCTCGGTGGTAGCATAGATAATTTGCCCTTCCCGATCTAGTCGGCGAATCTCCTTGCCCAGCTCAATCCCATTAATCATCGGCATCACAATATCCAGGATATAAATATGGAACCGCTCCGTTTCGCAAGCCGTCAGCAATCCATCAGGATGATCAAACTGGCGAACCTCGGCATCAAGAGCGTTAATTTCTATGAAATCCTTTATATATTCGACGATGATTGCGAGTTGATCAAGCAGGTCATCACAAACTGCTATGCGAAGCATAGCTGCACCTCCTTTTCTTGACAGCAGAAAATTCCTCTATTATGACCATCCGACGGCAAGAATTGAATATTCTATGCAAAAACAACCCTGAATTTGTACCTTCATTTAATATAAGCTCTCGAGTTCAAACAAAGACCAATCTCATTTTTTCACATTATGGAACACTTCCTGCGACCATAATTCTATATCAGATTTACATAATCCTGCGCCCCGTAGAAGAAGCGTAAAATGTTGACAGTTTTGGAGACCTCATCAATTTTATACACAAGTACATAATTTTTAATCGTTAACTTGCGATAACCCTCTTTCTCCAGCCGTTTATCTTGACATTTTGCATACATCAAAGGGCTACTCTTCAAATAACCATAACATGTATCCACTTCATCTAGGAAATCACCTGCTGCCTTTGGATTGGCTAATTGTACAGCAATATATGAAACGATCTTATCCAAATCTTGATGCGCTAACTCAGAAACCTTTAACTTATACATTGTATTTTTCTCTAATTCTCTTTAAAGAAGTGTCCCCGTCGAGCACTTTACCTTCAGTTATTTGTTCCTCAGCCGCAATAAGCTTACCATAAACATCAAGCATAAACATTTTTTCTTCATATAGTTTCATACTCATAATAACCATATCCCCATAACCGTTTTTTGTAATAAAGACCGGCTCATCGGACGCTTGACACATTTGAGAAATTTCGCTTGTATTTTTCAAATCCTTAATAGGAATAATTTGGGGCATAATTCCCAACCTCCTTTTCATTATATTATTATGCCATTATTATACCATAATTATGGCATAATAAACAATTGTTCAGTTCGTTAGTAGTTTTATCTAAAATAACAGGATACTACCTCTTGAATCACTAAGAGATAATACCCTGCTTAATTTTTTATTAGGTTCCTTAAAGACTAGGTGTTTTTACTTTGCGAGCAACATCTAGTAGTGTCAAACTTTACTTCGATTGGTCTTTGTTGATAACAGCGGCCTGGGCTGCAGCCAACCGAGCAATCGGCACTCGGAATGGAGAACAGGACACGTAATTCAACCCGATCATATGGCAGAACTCAATCGACGACGGATCTCCACCATGCTCGCCACAGATTCCCACTTTTAAGTCTGGGTTAGCAGTGCGTCCCAACTGAACTCCCAGCTTCATGAGCTTGCCCACCCCATTGCGGTCGAGGACAGCAAAGGGATTGTGCTCTAAGATGTTCTGATCAAGATATGCTGGAAGGAATTTACCTTCTGCATCATCACGAGAGAAGCCTAACGTGGTCTGGGTCAAGTCATTGGTACCAAAGGAGAAGAAGTCTGCAGCAATGGCCACTTCGTCAGCAGTCAAAGCCGCTCTAGGAACTTCAATCATGGTTCCTACCTTATAGGCGAAGGTGACGCCTTGCTCTTCCATAACAGCTTGAGCATTTTCCTCAGTAAGTTTGCGAAGCTTCTCAAGTTCTTTTACATGGATAACGAGAGGAATCATAACCTCAGGATGGATCTCATAGCCTTCCTTGACGAGACGGGAAGAGGCTTGGAAAATTGCCCGCGCTTGCATAGCATAGATCTCTGGGAAGGTGATTCCCAAGCGGCAGCCCCGATGACCTAGCATTGGATTCAATTCGGAAAGAGCTCTAACCTTTCTCAAAAGGACTTCCTTGTCACGGAGCTCTTCTTCATTCTCTCCGTTCATTTTAAGCTTGGTGATCTCCACCACGAGCTCTTCAACATTCGGAAGGAACTCATGGAGCGGAGGATCAAGAAGGCGAATAGTGACCGGAAAACCTTGCATCACTTTGAGAATGCCATAGAAGTCCTCTTCCTGCATAGGCAGGAGCTTCGCCAAGGCTTCTTCTCTTTCCTGAAGACTTTGCGCAAGGATCATTTCTTGAACGATGGGAATCCGTGCCGGATCCATGAACATATGCTCTGTCCGACATAGGCCTATGCCTTGAGCTCCAAAGTCACGAGCTTTTTGGGCATCCCGGGGATTATCCGCGTTGGCTAGTACCTTAAGGCTGCGAATCTCATCAGACCATCCCAGGAGTTCCTTGAATTCTTCGCTCAGCTCTGGGTCAATCATCGGCACTTGACCCTTGATTACTCGACCTGTCGCTCCATCAATAGAGAAAAGAGCACCTTCTGAGTAGGTAATCCCAGCAATGGTTAAAGTGCCATTCTGATAATCAATCTTCAAGGCTTCACAGCCGCATACCGCAGGTTTCCCCATATGACGAGCCACTACAGCAGCATGACTGGTCATTCCGCCCCGGCTAGTCAGGATGCCTTGAGCGGCAAGAATGCCGTGAATATCATCAGGTGTTGTCTCGGTACGTACCAAGAGAACTTTCTCTCCGGCATGACCTAATCGCTCTGCCTCATCAGCATCGAAGACGATTTTCCCGGAAGCAGCACCAGGGGAAGCCGGCAGACCTTTAGCCAGAACCTCTAACTTCGCTTCACTATCCATCCGCCGGTGGAGCAACTGTCCCAATTGGCCGGGCTCGATACGCACGATAGCTTCTTCTTTAGAGATTACCCCTTCCCGGCACAGCTCTACAGCAACGCGAATGGCCGCGGGAGCAGTTCGTTTCCCGTTACGAGTCTGTAGGATATAGAGGCGACCACGTTCGATTGTAAATTCGATATCCTGCATATCCCGATAATGTTCTTCTAGGCGATTGGATATCTCTACAAATTGAGCATAGATATCCTTGTTTTCATTCTCAAGGCTCTTAATAGGTTGCGGAGTACGAATTCCCGCAACCACATCCTCTCCTTGGGCATTCATTAAGTACTCACCATAAAGCGCTCGCTCTCCGGTAGAAGGATTACGGGTGAAGGCAACTCCCGTTCCGGAATCATTACCCATATTTCCAAAAACCATGGATTGAACATTCACAGCCGTTCCGATATTATCCGGTATTTCATTGATTTTGCGATAGACAATCGCCCGGTCATTATTCCAAGAACGAAATACAGCTAGAATTGCTTGCTCAAGTTGCTGCATGGGATCTAAGGGGAAAGGACTGCCCGTACGCCGCTGAATAAGCCTTTTATATCCTACTACGATGTCTTTTAAGCTCTCAGCAGAGAGTTCAGAGTCATAGCTCACCTTTTGTTTTTCTTTAGTTTCCTCAAGGATTCTTTCAAATTCATGGTGCTCAACTTCGAGAACCACATTCCCAAACATTTGAATAAAGCGTCGATAGCTATCATAAGCAAAGCGTGCGTTTTGGGTGGATTCCGCAAGCCCTTCTACTGTATCATCATTAAGTCCTAGGTTAAGAATTGTGTCCATCATCCCGGGCATTGAAAACTTTGCCCCTGAACGTACAGAAACCAATAAAGGATTTACTTTATCACCAAATTTCTTCCCGGTGGCCTCTTCTATATTAGCCAATGCCGGTACGATCTGCTCCCAAATTCCCTCGGGAAGGTTGCGGCCATTGGCGTAATAATCATTACACGCTTCGGTCGTAAGGGTAAACCCGGGAGGTACAGGCAAGTCAATATTCGTCATCTCGGCCAAATTAGCCCCTTTTCCTCCTAATAAATCTTTCATGGAAGCCTGACCTTCACGGAATAAGTACACAAACTTCTTAGTCATTGCGATCCCCCTTATATAAGATTTCTAATATCCTGGAAGCTGTCTCCTCAATCGCTTTCCCGGTCGCATCGATGACTGGGCAACTTACTTTCCGCATAATTCCTCGAGCATATTCCAATTCTTCAACAATCCGCTGGTAGTTAGCATAATCAGCACTAGCGCCTAACCCTAAAGTTCTTAGACGCTCGGTCCTGATCTGGTTCAATAAATCAGGCTTTAAGGTAAGTCCTACTACTTTTTGTCCGGAAATCTGGAAAAGCTCCTGAGGAGGAGATACTTCCGGAACCAGCGGAATATTGGCCGCCTTGATTCCTTTATGAGCCAAATACATGCTTAAAGGAGTTTTAGAGGTCCGCGACACTCCAATTAGCACGACATCGGCTAACAGCACACCCCGCGGGTCTTTTCCGTCATCATATTTTACTGCGAATTCAATGGCCTCCACCTTGCGGAAATATTGTTCATCTAAGAGGTGAGTCACGTTCGGAGTGTAACTGGGCGCAAGGTTGGTCTTATCTGCTAGAATGTTAATCAGTGGTCCCAGTATATCTACAGTATCTAGGCCAAGTTCTTGCGCTTTTTCTTCTAAGTATGTACGCAGCCTTTTGACAACGAGGGTATACACAATAATAGCTTGTTCTTTAACCGCTTCTTCAATGATTTCATCGATGTGTATCTCATCCTGTACATAAGGGATTTTACGAATTTTTGTTCGGACACCCGAAAATTGAGCTGCCGCCGCTCGACTCACATATTCTGCGGTTTCTCCTAAAGCATCCGAAATAATATATATGACAGGCATCTCCGATAATTCCTTTGTCACGCTACACCTCCAAAATAAAATATTTCCGCCCCCGGAAATTCTATCGTTTCCCCAGAGTCCCGATCTGAACAAAAATCTTAGCAACATTCGTCTTAGTAAATCGACCGATCACCTCATAGCGTTCTTCACCCTTCTCATCGATGAACGCTTCGACAACAGGAAGGGAATCAATCTGGTGTAAAGTCAACTTACGAGCAGCGTCAAGAATGGGTTCATCCGCTGTAGTCATGATTATATTCGGCATCCGAGTCATAATAATGCTTACCGGCACTTGTTGAAGATCTGTCTTTCCTAAAGCAGATTTGAGGAGATCCTTTCGGGAAACCATCCCTTTTAAGTTCTGGTTTTCTCCTACGACCGTTAAAGTCCCCACATTTTGGGTAAACATAGTGACGATAGCATCGTAGATGCTTATGTTTTCTCTGACCGAAATAGGAAGAGACTTAAAATCCCCAACTCTTAGCAGACGCAGCTGCTCCATAATGGGTGAGCTTTCCTTCTGCTCTTTTAAAAAGTAGCCCACCCTAGGCCGGGCATCCAGGATACCGGCCATGGTTAAAATTGTTAGATCAGGCCGCAAGGTTGCTCGAGTCAAATCAAGCTTGGCTGCAATTTGTTCCCCAGTAATTGGACTTGAACTCTTAACAATTTCGACAATTCTTGCTTGACGTTCCGAAAACTCCAACCCGTTTTCACCTCATTCATCCTTCGCTTGTGTTTACATATATTCGTAATATATGGCAATTGTGACATACTAATTAACATAATACCGATATTTATTCCACACAATTTCTCGTTTTCCTTTAATTTATATTGCCCAATTGAAAAAAAATAATGGCGGTTGTGAAAAGGAACCTGTCCCATTTTTTAGGCAGGTTCCTTTCTGCATCCTTATGCTAAGAGACTCAAATCCCCGATACAGCCCAGAATAGCCGCACATTCGGTGAGAAGAGCTAGGCGGGCTTGCTTAAGAGCTTCATCTTCGACCATAATCATAACGGCATTAAACAGGTCTTCGATCAAAGGGATAAGCTCAGCCGCCAAGTTGTAAGCTTGCTCATATTCACCTTGGTCAAGCAATACGGCTAAGGTTTCTTTTCTTGCCTCAAGGGCGGCCGCGAGGGCGATTTCGGAAGGGTCGACGAGGACCTTGGTATCTAAGGGCTGAGCTTGGGCTTTTTTGCTAAGGTTTAGGCAACGAATATAGGCTTGGGAGTAGGGTACAAATTCCGGGGTCTCCCTTTTGTCTGCCAGCACTTGAGCTTTCTTAGCTGCCCGGGTAATCTGATCATGGCCTTGGACAAGGATTGCGTCAATGGTATCATAACGCAGTCCTTGTTCTTGTAATACGAAGCGTAGGCGCTGTTGGAAGAAGTCCTGAAGCGGCCCAGAGATATCTTCTAAGGCTAGCAGACCTATCCCTTGGTTGGTGAAGTTGACATAGGCTGCTTTAAGAAGTTGATCCAAGGCGAGATTCCAGCCTACTTCCAAGAGGATTCCCACAATGCCTTGAGCCTGGCGTCTTAGGGCGTATGGGTCTTGCGAACCGGTGGGTTGAATGCCAATTCCAAAGGCACCCACAATGGCGTCAAGCTTATCAGCAATGCTGACTACCCGGCCAGCAAGGGACTCCGGCAAAGCATCGCCGGCAAAACGAGGTTGGTAATGTTCAAGAATCCCTGTGCAGACTTCCGGCTTTTCACCGCTAATTCGTGCATAATCGGCACCCATGATTCCTTGGAGTTCAGGAAAATCATAGACCATTAACGTGACCAAATCTGCTTTTGCTAAAAGGGCCGCCCGTTTAACCAAGGACTTTTGCTCTTCAGCCACCCCGATTTGCTCAGCGATGGCTCCCGCTAAGGCACACATCCGATCGACACGTTGTCGAACGCTGCCCAACTTTTCATGATAAGTGACCTTCTCCAGCTTTTCGACCAGGTCAACAAGGGAGGTTTTTTGGTCCTCGCGATAGTAGAAGGCCGCATCTTCAAGCCGTGCCTTGAGGACTTTTTCATTCCCGGCTTGTACTTTCTCTAAAGCATAATCATCTCCATTGCGAACCGTTACAAAATAAGGCAGCAATTTCCCTTCTTTATTGCGCACCGGGAAATAGCGCTGATGTTCTTTCATGGGAGTGGTAATTACCGGTTCAGGGAGATGCATATAGTTTTTCGCTACTTCACCTAAGAGAGCGGTCGGATATTCAATGATATGGGTCACTTCTTCAAGGAGATCCTCATCTTTTTCCACTTCACCACCAACCCTGTCGGCAAGAACATGAATCTGTTCTAAAATGGTCTGACGGCGTTGTTGCGGATCCACCATGACAAAGGATTTTTGCATCTTCCCTACATATTCGGCAGAACTTTCAATCGTAACCGAACCACCTAGAGTACGATGTCCTCGCGAGGTTCTTCCAGACTCTAGGCCGACGAATTCAAAGGGTACGACCTCTGTGCCAAACA from Desulfitobacterium dichloroeliminans LMG P-21439 encodes the following:
- the ppdK gene encoding pyruvate, phosphate dikinase, which gives rise to MTKKFVYLFREGQASMKDLLGGKGANLAEMTNIDLPVPPGFTLTTEACNDYYANGRNLPEGIWEQIVPALANIEEATGKKFGDKVNPLLVSVRSGAKFSMPGMMDTILNLGLNDDTVEGLAESTQNARFAYDSYRRFIQMFGNVVLEVEHHEFERILEETKEKQKVSYDSELSAESLKDIVVGYKRLIQRRTGSPFPLDPMQQLEQAILAVFRSWNNDRAIVYRKINEIPDNIGTAVNVQSMVFGNMGNDSGTGVAFTRNPSTGERALYGEYLMNAQGEDVVAGIRTPQPIKSLENENKDIYAQFVEISNRLEEHYRDMQDIEFTIERGRLYILQTRNGKRTAPAAIRVAVELCREGVISKEEAIVRIEPGQLGQLLHRRMDSEAKLEVLAKGLPASPGAASGKIVFDADEAERLGHAGEKVLLVRTETTPDDIHGILAAQGILTSRGGMTSHAAVVARHMGKPAVCGCEALKIDYQNGTLTIAGITYSEGALFSIDGATGRVIKGQVPMIDPELSEEFKELLGWSDEIRSLKVLANADNPRDAQKARDFGAQGIGLCRTEHMFMDPARIPIVQEMILAQSLQEREEALAKLLPMQEEDFYGILKVMQGFPVTIRLLDPPLHEFLPNVEELVVEITKLKMNGENEEELRDKEVLLRKVRALSELNPMLGHRGCRLGITFPEIYAMQARAIFQASSRLVKEGYEIHPEVMIPLVIHVKELEKLRKLTEENAQAVMEEQGVTFAYKVGTMIEVPRAALTADEVAIAADFFSFGTNDLTQTTLGFSRDDAEGKFLPAYLDQNILEHNPFAVLDRNGVGKLMKLGVQLGRTANPDLKVGICGEHGGDPSSIEFCHMIGLNYVSCSPFRVPIARLAAAQAAVINKDQSK
- a CDS encoding pyruvate, water dikinase regulatory protein codes for the protein MPVIYIISDALGETAEYVSRAAAAQFSGVRTKIRKIPYVQDEIHIDEIIEEAVKEQAIIVYTLVVKRLRTYLEEKAQELGLDTVDILGPLINILADKTNLAPSYTPNVTHLLDEQYFRKVEAIEFAVKYDDGKDPRGVLLADVVLIGVSRTSKTPLSMYLAHKGIKAANIPLVPEVSPPQELFQISGQKVVGLTLKPDLLNQIRTERLRTLGLGASADYANYQRIVEELEYARGIMRKVSCPVIDATGKAIEETASRILEILYKGDRND
- a CDS encoding helix-turn-helix transcriptional regulator is translated as MEFSERQARIVEIVKSSSPITGEQIAAKLDLTRATLRPDLTILTMAGILDARPRVGYFLKEQKESSPIMEQLRLLRVGDFKSLPISVRENISIYDAIVTMFTQNVGTLTVVGENQNLKGMVSRKDLLKSALGKTDLQQVPVSIIMTRMPNIIMTTADEPILDAARKLTLHQIDSLPVVEAFIDEKGEERYEVIGRFTKTNVAKIFVQIGTLGKR
- the glyS gene encoding glycine--tRNA ligase subunit beta codes for the protein MAKDFLLEIGTEEIPAKFAPGVLQQLQEQAIAQLEDLRLDYTDLKVYTTPRRFAVLITGLAEKQADFTAEVKGPAVKAAYDAAGNPTKAAQGFARGQGVDPQELFVKELNGVPYVYAQKSEIGQATSELLAKFCLDLITGLHFPKPMRWADLEFRFARPIRWIVALFGTEVVPFEFVGLESGRTSRGHRTLGGSVTIESSAEYVGKMQKSFVMVDPQQRRQTILEQIHVLADRVGGEVEKDEDLLEEVTHIIEYPTALLGEVAKNYMHLPEPVITTPMKEHQRYFPVRNKEGKLLPYFVTVRNGDDYALEKVQAGNEKVLKARLEDAAFYYREDQKTSLVDLVEKLEKVTYHEKLGSVRQRVDRMCALAGAIAEQIGVAEEQKSLVKRAALLAKADLVTLMVYDFPELQGIMGADYARISGEKPEVCTGILEHYQPRFAGDALPESLAGRVVSIADKLDAIVGAFGIGIQPTGSQDPYALRRQAQGIVGILLEVGWNLALDQLLKAAYVNFTNQGIGLLALEDISGPLQDFFQQRLRFVLQEQGLRYDTIDAILVQGHDQITRAAKKAQVLADKRETPEFVPYSQAYIRCLNLSKKAQAQPLDTKVLVDPSEIALAAALEARKETLAVLLDQGEYEQAYNLAAELIPLIEDLFNAVMIMVEDEALKQARLALLTECAAILGCIGDLSLLA